CCTTCATGTTCAGTGCCCAGCCACCTGGGGACAGGGACCGGGAGGGAGGCGGAGTGTAAGTGAAGTGAACAGCTAATCTGAGGCACTTGAGATGACAGGCACAGACTAAACAGTTTTAGATGTGGGTGTCTGGGGTTTCCAAGCCTCTAGGGTAAGGGCAGAGGGCCCAGGTGAGGGGAAGTGGGCAGGTGGGAGGTCGGGTGCAGCGCGCACTCACTGCGGTAGAACTCATCCTGGGCCGCCACGGTGCCCTCCATGACCTTTGGTTTGATGAGGCGAGTGCAGAGTCCATCGGCATCTGTGGTGTAGTGCTGCAGAGGTGGGGCAGGCTCTCAGAACCAGACCCACTGGGCCCCATTTCTCACTGACTCACGCACTGCTCATGTCTGACCACCAGGGGGCAGCAGAGGCTAGTCCACACAGCCTTGAGCTGCTTTGTGTGGAGAGGTTTCTTCATTTCCAGAAGGGTGGGAATGCCTGTCCATTTCCCACATCACCCCAGCCACACTCAGCTACTGGACCCCCAGTTGTCACTACTGCTTTGGGCCTCACCAATATCTTAAGGTAGATAGCAAAACCTGCCCTGTTCCCTATACCAGTCTCTAGCAGGTGTGTACTCAGGGACAGGGCGGGCCAGAGATGAGAGTGAGCTCAGAGGAACCTATGGGTCTTTGATGCCAGATATGGCCTGGCTGGAACGGGTGGAGCCGGTGTTGGAAGCAGCAAGGACCTGTGTGCCTGCCTCCAGGACCTTGACGGCAATGTACACATCCCGACATGAGGTTCTGAGTGCTGGAGGAAGTGAGGTCTGGATCAGACAGACACCTCCAATGCGTAGACGAGGGGATCTTCGCTGATCCGAACCTTTGTGTCCTGATCTATAAAATGGGGATACCAGCCTATTTGTGGGCACTTGGGGGCAGCTTGGGGACAGACCTAAGCTCTTTCACACAGCTGGTGCTCCACACATGTGAGGAACCAAAGACTCAAAGAAGCTGTCAATGTGTCTGGGTCACTGCCAGGTGAGCTGGGTCTGGGTCTGTACTAAATGCCCTCAGGTAGACtcaggcgtgtgtgtgtgagaaagggcAGGATCACCCCCAGGCAGGCATGTACCCCACTCACCTCCACCAGCTGCATGAGGTTCTCAAAGTACACCTCCTCATCAATGCTCAGCTTGCTCGCATGATACATGATGCGGTAGTGCTCCACCTTGCCCTCACAGCTCACACACAGTGTGTAGTCTCCAGGGTAGTTGGTGCTTTCCCGCACGAGGAACAGGCCTGTCTCTGGTGGGTAAAGAAGCCGCTCGGCCTGCTCCCGTGTGATCTTGCCGTGGAACCAGCTGTGGGTGGCAAGGTTGGGGATCACAAGGGTACTGACCCGGGAGCCTCCTGCGTACACCTTCCCAGAATTCCCAATCAGCCAAGCATCTGAGGGTGTCATCTTCCTGTACCCTTTTTCCTTTCATTAGGTTCCTATTCCCCGTCTGTGAGGTCCAACCTCTAGTCCCACCCCTAGAGCCCTCACCCACACTCGGGGCTGCTTTGCTCTGATGCCTTTCCAGGAGGACCACGGCCACTTCCTTTCTGTCCCCCAGACCAGGAGCCTGAGCCCTCTGTCATCTAGGTACTCACGGCATAAGGCTGAGTTTGGTGCCTGCCTTCACACCCTCACGCTTCTGGACATAGTTGGCTGGGATGATGCCCTCACGGCCCACTTTGTTTTTGGCTTTGTACCAGTTGGGGTCCTAGAGAGAGGACAACACAGACACACTCTGAGGCCTGCCTCCTGAGGAGCCAAACCCAGAGGAAACCCCTGGAGGTGAGAGAATGGGACAAGCATCGAGTACCTTGGTGACAGCCACGATGGTGAGCACATCTCCTTTGCAGAAGGGAAGGTCTTGCTCAGCAGTGCCATGGAAGTTGTACTTGGCAATACATTCTGTACCGGATGGCCAGGCGGCCTGCAGGATAAGGGAAGGGTGTGTGGGTACAGCCTAGGGTCCTTCTCTACCAACCTGCCTGAATGCCCTTGAGACCAAATCATCTTAGCTGACTTCCATGAACCTGGGGGAGATACCCTTTTCTAAAGAAGTCTCCGGCCCCTCCAGCTCAGATTCCTCTGTAGCCCTCCCTGGGGCCCCATGCCCAACAGAGCACACTGGAGTTAGTGTTACGTCACACAGTCTTGACTGGGAGGGCGGGTTGAGCATGGGTTGGAACGGGCTGCTCTAAGTACCTACTCTCTGTCCGGCCTGGGGAGGGCGGGACGTGGGACTGCTTCATCTGTTCCCTACTGTTCCCACCGCAGCCCCACGATACCTGTATTGCCGACATCTTCTGCGGTCTGGCGTCCCCGTGCTACAGGAAGGCCGATCTGTGACTTGGTACCATGAGAGCTGTGGGAGAAGAGCGGAGCTGAGGAAGAGTGAGAAGATGACCCCACCTCTGCGTGTGACCATCAGCTTCTTCCTTAAAGCTGCAGGCCTTGGTGCCAAGGCTTCTACGTGTGGGTCCAGGGCTGTTCTATCCAGCCTCAGGATAGAAACACATAGACTTAAGAGTCCCAGGGAGGTGGCTATCAGTCCTGTCTCTGATATGACCAAAGGACCAAAGAGGCCTGGAAGATTGGCAGGGAAGGGAGTCCAGGGAAACTCTGAAATTGGGCAGGTGCTATGTGGTCCAGGAAAGCTTGTTTAGAGGCCTCTGTACAGACAATGTCTGTGCTTCCTTCTCAGTACACACCCAATAGGAAACAGCCCGTGTCTACCAGGAGAGGGGAAGGTGCTCTCCCGTGGTGTGCTCTGTAGGACCGGTCAGACAAGGAACTGCCCAAGTGCTGAAAATGAAGTAGCCAAGGTAGGGAGGTGGCACAGAAGGGAGTGCGGTTCAGCAGTGGCTCGACCCACTCAGCCACTCATCAACCACGAAGCCAGGCCCAGGAAAGCAGGAGCACTGGGGCTCCCTTTGCATCAAGCTCAAAATCAGTCAAACCAGCCCAGGCTTGTAAGGATGAAACTCGGGGAAGGACCGGACAGAGTGTGAGGGGACTTCAGCTATTGGTTATGGGGACTCTCTGAGCTCCCTCACAGGGTTTGTTCAAAAGCAACTTGCTGGCTGTACCCTGAGAGCTGTCCATGCACTTTAGTAAAAGTGATTCCCCAAGAGCAATAAGCATGCCTGCACACACGTGTGTTGTCACCACTATCGTTTCAAATACAGCCCCAGGCCTCAGATAACCCCAGAAAGATACAGAGGCGCTGGGCCTACTGTTTCCTTTCTGGTGAGAAAACAGAGCCAAGGCCCTCTGTGATCACAGGGTTAGGTGACAGACCTACCTGAGATGGGATAGGTGAGGTCTAGCCTTAGGCCATTATGTATGTATACTACCACTGGAAGGTCTAGCCTTAGGCCATTATGTATGTATACTACCACTGGAAGACGACTTTCAGTGTAAGTGCTGTAACATGTGTATGGGCATGTGCGTgcacactgcacatacacacacgtgcaggAAGCATGGGAACTGAGCCCTTAAGACTTCAAAGATAGAGGGTGGGAGCTAGGGACCTTAGTGGACGGTAGTTGCCTAGAATGCTCAAGAGTCTGGGTTCAAAACTCTAGGACGAGGTGCAGATCTCTATGTTTTAAGTCCATGACCTATCAAGCAAATACAATTTGGTACAGAAAGGTACTTgttagaaaggcagagggaagagggtgaggcagagggatggctagttggaggccagcctaagctatgtGGTTAAAACCTTGTTTGAAAAGAAGATGACCAGAAAAGGTGACACAGAGAAGCTTAGTATATTAGctgagatggttaagagcactggctgctcttcctgagcctCTGGGTTcactttccagcacccacatggaagctcaaactgtctgtaactgtacttccaggggatctgacaccctcacacagacacatgcacacaaaactccaacacacataaaatgaatgaatcaatgaatgaatgaacgaactgGTCTGGGTAGAAGCTGATGAAATAAGGCAGAACCAGCACCCTTGTCTGTCTGCTGCATGAGAAGGGTTCTGGTGGCCCTGGCATGAACACTGCAGGGTAGCAAGGAGCCTCCCATGGCACCGTAAAGAGCCATGGTTGGGCCCTGAGGGTGATAACAGAAGCACGCACTCCCGAGTCCAGCAGAAGCAAGGGTAGAGGGTGTGGGGAAAGGAACTCCTAAGCAAGATCCCTGGTTCTGATCAGATCTGGGCCTTGAACCTGGCTTTATCAACATGCCACCTCAGAGAGAACAAATGAGCCCTGTGGGCCTCACATCCCCTCTCCCGGAAACGGAGAACAGTGAACCCCTGCAAGGAGACTGGAGGGAACAGAATGAGACTTCAGAGTTGGAAGGGCCTGACATGTCTCCTGTCCCCTTCAGAACAGTCCTTCTTGCAGCCAGAAGCAAGCAAGGCTATCAAGCTGTTGTCTAGACTGACGCCCAGAGAGAGTGGAATAGGCCCCACCCCCTCACACCCAGTATTTCCATGATGGAGCCAGCATGAGCATGAAAGCCACTTCCTGGGCCCTGTGGATGCCATGCAAGAGCTGTGAGCCTCCTTCCCTGTTTCATACAAGTGAAAACTAAGGTCCAAGTAGTTGCCCAAAGTCACAAAGCCTGAGCTAGGGTCCCACCGCCATTGGTTGAGCCCCAACCTTAGGGTCCTCCTATGGAAATCCTATTAGCTCAACAGCttgccacacctcctcctccctccccaaatTCAGAACTCACTGCTGCCACCACAGGAGGCAGCGGAGGCTGGGCACAGTTAGTCACCCTTCCAGCTGTCAGTTTGCAAACACTCCTTCCTGGCCTGCAGCTGCCGTGCCACCTCCctgctgccttgatgataataataaagctAATCACAGGCCCTGTTTTCTGAGTACTTACTCAGTGTCAGGCCTTATCCTTGGCACTTCATGGCTCGTCCAATCCTAATGACTGAGAAACAGAGGGGCTATTATTACcaaccccattttacagatgaaggccCCAAGTAAAGCCCAGAGTACTGTGAGGCCGTGCCTGAGGCCACAGCTCCAGTGAGATGTCAtgtcctgcctcagactcctgagctCCTTGGCCAGGACTCTCTGCCTACCTGGTGGCCTCTGCCTTCCATATCTCGCATACCCTCAGGGACCGTGGTCTATCTGGATGGACAGGGCAAAGAGCAGACATGTAGGTAAGGATATGGGGAGAGGATGGGACAAGGCAGCAGTGGTCAGGGGATGCTGCCAGAGGGGAAGACTGCTCAGCCACCGGATCCAGGAGAGTTGAACCTCCCTGACTCCATCCATAGCAGTGCCTTCTGAGGCTCTTATTCTTCATGTACACAACAGCTAGGTGAGAAGCCAGCTGCTGTGACACCTGGGTCACTACATGCCTTACCAGACATCCTCTAACCTGTCAATCATGTGAGGTCACCAGGCTAGGATGGCTGAGCAAGATGCCTTGCCTTATGGTCTCTCCAGCAAAGTCTGATGCTGATAGCCAGCGTGGCTTAAAGAGACTGCTTATTGAAAGCCACCTTCCAACTAGCCAGTGAGTAGGCACAGAAAGTCCTTTGTGGGGTCACTTGAATGACCAAGGCGCTCTAGGAAGGCAATGCAGGACCACTGTTCTGGGAGTAACTCTGTATCCTGGCCCTGGCCCTATGACCTCTGGGGAATCCGGGAGCTCCCTATATTTGCTGACTTCAAGCACTGTTTCTGTCCCCCTTTCTCACACCTGTTCTCAGACACCTGCACTCTGACTACTTACCTGTCCTTTCCCTTCATCCAAGGCATTTTTATGCTGCCTAGGGTACAGCCTCCTATACAAGCAGAAAGCAAAATAGAATAGGTGGCAAGAGATTGGAGAGAGTACACACTTGAAGCCACACTGAACtaactacacagtgaaaccaccaggcgtggtggcgcacgcctttaatcccagcactcgggaggcagaggcaggcagatttctgagttcgaggccagcctggtctacagaatgagttccaggacagccagggctacacagagaaaccctgtttcaaaaatcaaaaatgaaaccaaccaaccaaccaactgaaGAGCTAGATCAGCAGGTAAAATGTTTGCTGTGAAGACCCAAATTTGGTCCCAAGCACCCAAATGAATCTGAGTGTCGGTGGCATGTGCCTGTCATACAGTGCTGGAAGGCAGGAACAGGGGTTCTAGAACTTGTTAGTTCGCCTGCCTAACCTACCTATCGAGTCCCAGGTTGCAGTGAGAGACCCCATCCCAAGAACAAGATGAACAGTTCCTaaggaatgacacccaaggtttccctctggcttttacactcatgtgcacacaggcatatccacacacaagtgcacatgggcacacacactcaccaaactTAAAGACCAAACTCTCCAGAGTAAGGCATCTGATGCCTGTGACTAGCAATCCAGCAAGCCCTGCATGCAGCCATGTATGTACGGATAACAGGTCAGTAAAGCAAACTGTGAGGCACATGAGGAACTCCGTTCTGATCCCCATCCCACGCCCGGCAATACAATGGCACTTGTggtcaagcctgacaacctgagtctcacccctggaaggagagacccaactcctcatagttgttctctgacccccaAATGACACACACTGTGTGTGATGTACACgggcacatacgcacacacacattataacaaaaataaaaagaggcaaTGTAAATGTGGGAAAATGTTAAGATCACATAAATATACGCAAAGGATCTACAAGTGTCTaacaactactactactgcttctgctgctgcctcccaagtgctgggattaaagacgtgtgccaccatgcccagctagttttggatttttttaaagatttatttatttattatatgtaagtacattgtagctgtcttcagacactttttcttaTTGCTCTGGCCCCGGCTTGctccctgtagctgtcttcagacactccagaaaagggcgtcagttctcattacagatggttgtgagccatcatgtggttgctgggatttgaactcacaaccttcgaagagcagtcagtgctcttaaccgctgagccatctctccagccctggttttggatttttttttttttttttttggtttttttgagatatggtttctctgtgtagccctggctgtcctggaactcgctttgtagaccaggctggccttgaactcagaaatccacctgcctctgcttcctgagtgctgggactaaaggtgtgcgccccaTGCCCGGCTGGTTTTGGATTTTTGATACAGGTTCTGGTTATATAGTCCAGACTGATTTCAAATTCCATCCTCAGCCTCCAGGACAGGGTTACTGgcaagcaccaccacacccaggtatAAATTGTGTGGGTTAGcatcttttattacattttatttaatttatatgcatGTGGATGTGTGCCCCAGTGTACATTTGAAAGCCAGAGGGTAActtgtggaagttggttctcGCCTTCTGCGTGTGGGTCCTAGCGATCAACCTGAGGTAGTCAAGCTCGGTGGCAGGCACCTTTGCCAGCAGAGCATCTCCCTAGCTCACAAGTTGTGTTTTAGAGAAAGCAAATACACATTCCTGAGCTTAGAGATGTCTAGGGAATCtttgagagacacagagaaggctggagagatggctcagcagttaagagcaactgtTACTCTTAtagagaccctgggttcagttcttagcacacaTATGACAGCTCGTAAATGTCTGTAACTTCACTTCCAGGGAATCCGACACCCTTTACTGAACGCCACTGATACTAGGCATgtacatgatgcacatacatatgcaagcaaaacacacataaaataaaataaatacaccttaAAAAACCAGATAAATAATAGAAGTTGCCTCTGGGATGGGATCAAATTAAAGGAAAACTC
This portion of the Mus musculus strain C57BL/6J chromosome 9, GRCm38.p6 C57BL/6J genome encodes:
- the Csk gene encoding tyrosine-protein kinase CSK isoform X3, translating into MSAIQAAWPSGTECIAKYNFHGTAEQDLPFCKGDVLTIVAVTKDPNWYKAKNKVGREGIIPANYVQKREGVKAGTKLSLMPWFHGKITREQAERLLYPPETGLFLVRESTNYPGDYTLCVSCEGKVEHYRIMYHASKLSIDEEVYFENLMQLVEIRTQRFGSAKIPSSTHWRCLSDPDLTSSSTQNLMSGCVHCRQGPGGRHTGPCCFQHRLHPFQPGHIWHQRPIGSSELTLISGPPCP